In Desulfomonile tiedjei DSM 6799, a genomic segment contains:
- a CDS encoding energy-coupling factor transporter transmembrane component T family protein, with protein sequence MTRSYDIFIGSFVPGTSVLHRLDPRTKLAGLLVLLTVVFSLTSATNVAVSLVCAVGMAVSSKAGYGVWMVTLRRFKWMLFLVLILNILFVREGAPVTPGNVGLPFTYDGLERAAVLTIQLTAAIVLSMSFTLTTSPLDITKGFSTATRRFRNRFPVDDIGIVLLLAMRFIPLLQQEVRTIVEAQKARGVEFGRGRLVSRASNLAAVLVPALSASFRRADTVALAMTARGFEPGRPRSEFRPLRFSALDMYAGVFIAVYAAGQIILASQS encoded by the coding sequence GTGACGAGATCGTACGACATCTTCATTGGCAGCTTTGTTCCAGGTACATCAGTCCTTCACAGACTGGATCCCAGAACAAAACTGGCAGGCCTGCTGGTTTTACTCACTGTGGTGTTCTCGCTGACAAGCGCAACGAATGTTGCAGTGTCACTCGTTTGTGCTGTAGGAATGGCCGTTTCATCCAAAGCGGGTTACGGCGTGTGGATGGTAACACTGAGGCGGTTCAAATGGATGCTTTTTCTCGTGCTGATACTCAACATTCTTTTCGTTCGTGAAGGTGCTCCTGTAACGCCAGGAAACGTGGGGTTGCCTTTCACATATGATGGTTTGGAGAGAGCGGCTGTACTTACCATCCAACTCACTGCGGCGATAGTCTTGTCTATGAGCTTCACGCTGACTACTTCTCCGCTGGACATAACTAAGGGATTCAGCACCGCTACTCGCCGATTTCGCAACCGGTTTCCCGTGGATGACATCGGCATTGTGCTGCTGTTGGCTATGCGTTTCATACCTTTGCTGCAGCAGGAAGTGCGCACCATTGTGGAAGCACAAAAAGCGCGGGGAGTAGAGTTCGGCCGGGGACGACTGGTTTCGCGAGCTTCAAATTTAGCTGCAGTGCTGGTTCCGGCACTCTCTGCATCCTTCAGGAGAGCAGACACGGTGGCACTTGCCATGACAGCACGGGGTTTTGAGCCGGGACGGCCCCGTTCTGAATTCAGGCCTCTCCGTTTTTCAGCTTTGGACATGTACGCCGGCGTCTTCATCGCTGTATACGCGGCCGGACAGATCATCCTGGCATCGCAATCTTGA
- the queF gene encoding preQ(1) synthase: MSDKTIEGLTLLQKSCTTVYRDSPEDAILETFPNKYPHRNYVIEFDCPEFTSLCPITGQPDFAKIKITYIPDLKCVESKSLKIYLFSFRNCGMFHEEITNRILDDLIAACDPRWISVRGMMNPRGGIGIDVTAEYCRPGFEGPTSK, from the coding sequence ATGTCCGACAAAACAATTGAAGGTCTGACTTTACTGCAAAAGAGTTGCACGACTGTTTATCGTGACAGTCCGGAAGACGCCATTTTAGAGACTTTTCCGAACAAGTACCCGCACCGCAATTATGTTATCGAATTCGATTGTCCCGAGTTCACGAGTCTATGTCCGATAACGGGACAGCCGGATTTCGCCAAGATAAAGATTACCTATATCCCGGATCTCAAGTGTGTCGAATCCAAGTCCTTAAAGATATACCTCTTCTCGTTTCGCAACTGCGGAATGTTTCATGAAGAGATAACCAATAGAATCCTCGACGATCTCATTGCCGCATGCGATCCGCGCTGGATATCGGTAAGAGGAATGATGAATCCCCGGGGAGGCATCGGTATCGACGTGACGGCTGAGTATTGCCGCCCCGGTTTTGAAGGACCTACGAGCAAGTAG
- a CDS encoding ABC transporter ATP-binding protein produces the protein MNSVAPALFSATGLKFRIGFQNVSPGTTFVLNQGKTVWISGPSGKGKSTLLRTIARLAEPAGGDMFLQGISWQNIAALSWRMRIVYIQQKPVLFRGTVCENLRKAFSFRCRSSAVFDEKTAQSLLSRLLLPSDIMDRDAISLSVGEGARVTLVRALLVDPEILLIDEITAALDRESRDEVISLIQEWLLADGRGVVAVSHDDRLKELLPGTEIVLE, from the coding sequence ATGAACTCCGTAGCTCCCGCACTGTTCAGTGCTACCGGCCTGAAATTCCGGATTGGATTTCAGAATGTATCCCCTGGCACGACTTTTGTACTGAACCAGGGCAAGACAGTGTGGATCTCCGGCCCTTCAGGCAAAGGAAAAAGCACGCTGCTTCGCACCATCGCAAGGCTTGCCGAACCTGCAGGCGGGGATATGTTCCTCCAGGGGATTTCCTGGCAAAATATTGCCGCTTTATCGTGGCGAATGCGAATAGTATATATTCAACAAAAGCCTGTTCTTTTCAGGGGCACGGTCTGTGAGAACCTGAGAAAGGCATTTTCCTTCCGTTGCAGATCTTCAGCCGTTTTTGATGAAAAAACCGCACAGTCCCTGTTATCAAGGCTTCTATTGCCTTCGGACATTATGGACAGAGATGCCATATCGCTTTCCGTGGGGGAGGGCGCTCGAGTCACTCTGGTGCGGGCTTTACTGGTGGATCCGGAGATTCTTCTCATAGACGAAATTACCGCCGCGTTGGACCGGGAAAGTCGTGATGAAGTGATATCGCTCATTCAGGAATGGTTGCTTGCCGATGGTCGAGGAGTCGTCGCAGTCTCTCATGACGATCGGCTTAAAGAATTATTGCCGGGCACTGAGATTGTTTTGGAATGA
- a CDS encoding ABC transporter permease has product MEPSHVIPISDAQLAFSALLVIISAGVSAVFRLGLVTSLLWGAIRCFVQLTVMGFLLTWIFATQNPLVVMIVVAVMCGIASRTATRRTPNVMDFPAFLAFVSLASSTYLVLVIVSAVIIRADPWYTPRIAIPIAGMILGNAANGIALSIDRLYAEVRSRRDEVEAFLTLGATRWEAVQDCVREALRAGMTPAINSLMLVGLVSIPGMMTGQILGGANPAEAARYQIVVMLMISAAVAFGSMMLVGISYIRLFTRDDALRPELSTSKH; this is encoded by the coding sequence ATGGAACCCTCGCACGTTATACCGATTTCGGACGCGCAGCTTGCCTTCAGCGCTCTCTTGGTCATTATTTCTGCGGGAGTATCCGCTGTCTTTCGCCTTGGATTAGTCACATCCTTACTCTGGGGCGCTATTCGCTGTTTTGTTCAGCTTACGGTCATGGGGTTTTTGTTGACCTGGATCTTCGCAACTCAAAACCCATTGGTGGTGATGATTGTCGTCGCTGTTATGTGCGGCATAGCGTCTCGGACTGCCACGAGAAGGACTCCCAACGTAATGGATTTCCCGGCTTTTTTGGCGTTCGTCTCGCTTGCGTCCAGTACATATCTGGTACTGGTAATCGTGTCTGCGGTAATTATCCGTGCGGACCCCTGGTATACTCCGCGAATTGCCATACCTATTGCAGGGATGATTCTTGGAAATGCCGCAAACGGGATAGCTCTGTCCATTGACAGGCTCTATGCTGAAGTCAGATCCAGGCGCGATGAGGTGGAAGCCTTTCTTACTCTGGGAGCAACGCGCTGGGAGGCAGTACAGGACTGCGTACGCGAGGCACTTCGAGCGGGAATGACTCCTGCCATCAACAGCCTTATGCTCGTAGGGCTTGTAAGTATTCCAGGAATGATGACAGGTCAAATTCTGGGAGGGGCTAATCCTGCGGAGGCAGCGCGATATCAGATCGTTGTAATGTTGATGATCTCTGCTGCTGTAGCTTTCGGCAGCATGATGCTCGTCGGAATCTCGTATATTCGCCTTTTTACCCGGGATGATGCATTACGTCCTGAACTCTCGACCAGCAAACACTAA
- a CDS encoding long-chain-fatty-acid--CoA ligase, with product MEKIWLKSYAPGVPPEIKFDEIPLGEALAKSAKRFPNNPALLFQGTTITFKQLDDMVSRFAAGLKGLGVKPGDTVAMLLPNLVQMVVATYGAFRAGAAVALNNPLYTDRELEHQYNDSGSTMLVCLDVLMPRMINLRPKTKIKQLISCHIRDYLPFIKKQLFPFVRKGMHLNTPAGPDIYEFTDLVKNNAPIKEPHKSKMQDTAALIYTGGTTGVSKGVQLTHGNLSYNVQQCLAWFPGFEQGGEIAIGCLPFFHSFGLTTAMNMSIYNGWAIVLIPKPEPQSILEGISKSKATYMPAVPTLYNGMINFPDLKKYDITSLKGCFSGGAPLPLETIKNFEALTGAQICEGYGLTESSPVTHINPFGARTKPGTIGLPISNTNAKIVDVDDYTKEITEQGQPGELCLKGPQIMTGYINRPDETSATLKEGWLLTGDIAICDEDGFYSIVDRKKDMIISGGFNIYPRDVDEVLFTHPKVMEACVIGVPDAYSGERIKAFVVLKPGENATPEEIIEFCKKNLVKYKVPKYVEFVEELPKSAVGKILRKELRRLDQAKSAKSS from the coding sequence ATGGAAAAGATTTGGCTGAAATCATATGCTCCGGGAGTACCCCCTGAAATCAAGTTTGACGAGATCCCCCTGGGCGAGGCTCTTGCGAAATCTGCCAAGAGGTTCCCGAACAATCCAGCCCTCCTGTTTCAGGGCACCACAATTACCTTCAAGCAGCTCGATGATATGGTTTCTCGTTTCGCTGCAGGGCTCAAAGGCCTGGGAGTGAAACCCGGCGACACCGTTGCCATGCTCCTCCCGAATCTCGTGCAGATGGTGGTCGCAACGTATGGAGCATTTAGAGCAGGAGCTGCAGTGGCATTGAATAATCCGTTGTATACGGATCGAGAGCTGGAGCATCAATACAATGATTCCGGCTCCACTATGCTCGTGTGCCTTGATGTGTTGATGCCGCGGATGATCAATCTCAGGCCGAAGACAAAGATCAAACAGTTGATCTCCTGCCACATCAGGGACTATTTGCCGTTTATAAAGAAGCAGCTCTTTCCCTTCGTGAGGAAAGGTATGCATCTGAATACCCCTGCCGGTCCGGATATTTATGAGTTCACCGATCTTGTCAAGAACAATGCTCCTATAAAGGAGCCTCACAAATCGAAGATGCAGGACACGGCGGCACTGATTTACACTGGAGGCACAACGGGAGTATCCAAAGGAGTGCAACTGACCCACGGTAATCTGTCGTACAATGTGCAGCAATGCCTCGCCTGGTTCCCCGGTTTCGAACAGGGAGGAGAAATAGCAATCGGTTGCCTGCCGTTTTTCCATTCATTCGGTCTCACGACTGCAATGAACATGTCCATCTACAATGGATGGGCTATCGTTTTGATCCCCAAACCCGAGCCACAGTCGATCCTGGAGGGTATCAGCAAGAGCAAAGCCACGTATATGCCTGCAGTGCCGACATTGTACAACGGTATGATCAATTTCCCGGATCTCAAGAAATACGATATTACATCACTAAAGGGATGCTTCTCCGGGGGGGCTCCACTCCCGCTAGAAACTATTAAGAATTTTGAGGCGCTCACGGGTGCGCAGATTTGTGAAGGTTACGGTTTGACCGAGTCTTCTCCTGTCACACATATCAACCCATTCGGCGCCAGAACAAAACCAGGAACCATCGGACTTCCCATTTCCAATACCAACGCCAAGATTGTGGATGTGGACGATTATACGAAAGAAATTACCGAACAGGGCCAGCCGGGAGAATTGTGCCTGAAAGGGCCGCAAATCATGACAGGATACATTAACAGGCCTGATGAAACATCTGCCACATTGAAAGAAGGCTGGCTCCTCACCGGCGACATCGCTATTTGCGATGAAGATGGTTTTTACAGCATTGTGGATCGAAAAAAGGATATGATCATCTCAGGGGGATTCAATATCTATCCTCGTGACGTGGACGAAGTCCTATTCACGCATCCCAAGGTCATGGAAGCATGCGTCATCGGCGTACCGGATGCCTATTCGGGAGAACGCATCAAAGCGTTCGTCGTGCTGAAGCCTGGTGAAAATGCGACACCGGAAGAAATTATCGAATTCTGCAAGAAGAATCTGGTGAAGTACAAAGTGCCCAAGTATGTCGAGTTCGTGGAAGAACTCCCCAAGAGTGCGGTAGGAAAGATTCTGCGAAAAGAGTTGCGACGCCTCGATCAGGCAAAATCTGCCAAATCATCATAA
- a CDS encoding DNA alkylation repair protein, which produces MKKSLPNRSNKELMEWILATFESCRNPEAVLGMARYGISPEKTYGISIPRLRKIAREVRRNHQLAILLWDSGIHEARILASMIAVPSELTEEQMDSWVRDLDSWDVCDQCCNNFFRKTPFAWDKALEWSRQQEELVKRAGFVLMATLAVHENKEPDERFVRFFSIIKRESSDERNFVRKAVNWALRQIGKRNVVLNRAAIECAERIRNMDSKAARWIAADALRELTSEAVQRRIPEVRRPSLR; this is translated from the coding sequence TTGAAGAAATCACTACCAAACCGCAGCAACAAAGAGCTCATGGAATGGATTCTTGCGACATTCGAGTCATGCCGAAATCCGGAGGCAGTCCTGGGAATGGCTCGTTACGGTATCAGTCCTGAGAAAACATACGGAATCTCCATTCCCCGCCTGCGAAAGATCGCTCGTGAAGTCAGAAGAAATCATCAGTTGGCGATTTTGTTATGGGATTCAGGCATTCATGAGGCACGCATACTCGCTTCTATGATTGCAGTCCCCTCGGAGCTTACTGAAGAGCAGATGGATTCCTGGGTGAGAGATTTGGATTCCTGGGATGTCTGCGATCAGTGCTGCAACAATTTTTTCCGCAAGACTCCGTTTGCCTGGGACAAGGCTCTGGAATGGAGCAGACAGCAGGAAGAATTGGTGAAAAGAGCCGGATTCGTTCTTATGGCGACTTTGGCCGTACATGAGAACAAAGAGCCGGATGAACGTTTCGTGCGATTCTTTTCCATCATAAAACGGGAATCTTCAGACGAGAGGAACTTCGTAAGAAAAGCGGTAAACTGGGCACTCAGGCAAATCGGAAAACGTAATGTGGTTTTGAACCGGGCAGCCATAGAATGCGCGGAACGAATCCGGAACATGGATTCCAAAGCGGCTCGATGGATAGCAGCGGATGCTCTGCGGGAATTAACGAGCGAAGCTGTTCAGAGAAGGATACCGGAAGTCAGGAGACCTTCTCTGCGATGA
- the uvrA gene encoding excinuclease ABC subunit UvrA produces the protein MGAKEIIIKGAREHNLKNIDINIPRDKLVVITGLSGSGKSTLAFDTIYAEGQRRYVESLSAYARQFLEMMDKPDVDLIEGLSPAISIEQKTTSKNPRSTVGTVTEIYDYLRLLYARIGVPHCWECGRPISSMTVQQMVDQVLGFPSGTRVHLLAPIVTGRKGEYQKELQHLQREGYARVKIDGQLRGLSDEIQLEKNKKHSIEVVVDRLVIKEGVEKRLTDSMEQAVKLGQGIVMVEELGGPVHLFSEKFACPEHGVSLGEMSPRLFSFNNPFGACETCGGLGVKIRFDPDLVIPDPDLSLKKGAIAPWEKRGSIFFYQMIEALAQHYGFNSDTPFRKLSEKVQGVILHGSGHEEIDFSYERDGRKHYFRKSFEGVLPNLERRYRESERDELDEEFTRFMSSIPCPTCEGARLKKEARFVLIEDMPIHKLTALSVRETVRFVENLKLDARRTEIGRRIIKEIRDRLGFLEKVGLGYLTLDRSSATLSGGESQRIRLATQVGSSLVGVLYILDEPSIGLHQRDNRRLLSTLMDLRDQGNSVLVVEHDPETILNADHVIDMGPGAGRMGGEIVFSGKPADILKSEDSLTGKYLSGREFIPVPKKRRSKGKKKITIRGARANNLKNIEVAIPLGVFNCITGVSGSGKSTLVMDILYRALAQRLYKSKDKAGEIDSIEGMSLVDKVIDIDQSPIGRTPRSNPATYTGVFTFIRELFANLPESKVRGYKPGRYSFNVKGGRCEACRGDGIIKIEMHFLPDVYVKCEVCKGKRYNRETLDIRYKGKNISEVLDMTVNQAAEFMANIPSVFNKLQTIQAVGLGYIKLGQAATTLSGGEAQRIKLSRELSKRSTGRTLYILDEPTTGLHFADVRKLLDVLMSLVDAGNTVVVIEHNMDVIKVADHIIDLGPEGGDEGGTIIAQGTPEQVSATPGSYTGLYLKEVLENDKGYQPFSIDTEQVATVVLSHQNNTTPTRERRKAAKPGVRKSASRLN, from the coding sequence GTGGGAGCAAAAGAAATTATCATCAAGGGTGCGCGGGAGCATAACCTCAAGAATATCGATATTAACATTCCTCGCGACAAGCTCGTCGTAATAACAGGTCTTTCCGGCTCAGGAAAATCCACTCTCGCTTTTGACACCATCTATGCAGAAGGTCAAAGGCGCTATGTGGAGTCGTTATCTGCATACGCAAGGCAATTTCTGGAGATGATGGATAAGCCTGACGTCGATCTAATAGAAGGACTCTCCCCTGCAATAAGCATCGAGCAGAAGACTACTTCCAAGAATCCTCGCTCTACAGTAGGTACGGTCACTGAAATCTACGATTATCTGCGTCTTTTGTACGCACGAATCGGAGTTCCTCATTGCTGGGAATGCGGACGGCCCATCAGTTCAATGACAGTCCAACAGATGGTCGATCAGGTTCTCGGTTTTCCCTCGGGGACTCGAGTGCATTTGTTGGCTCCCATAGTTACCGGCAGGAAGGGAGAGTATCAAAAGGAATTACAGCACCTGCAGCGGGAAGGCTATGCGAGGGTGAAAATTGACGGGCAACTCCGGGGTCTTTCGGATGAGATACAACTGGAGAAGAATAAGAAACATTCTATTGAGGTGGTGGTAGATCGGCTAGTAATCAAAGAAGGTGTGGAGAAACGCCTCACTGATTCCATGGAACAAGCTGTGAAGCTCGGTCAAGGCATCGTCATGGTCGAAGAGTTGGGGGGACCTGTTCATCTGTTCAGTGAGAAGTTCGCCTGTCCGGAGCACGGGGTGTCTCTGGGAGAAATGTCACCTCGTCTGTTTTCGTTCAACAACCCTTTTGGCGCATGTGAGACCTGCGGGGGGCTCGGCGTAAAGATACGATTCGATCCTGACCTTGTGATTCCCGATCCGGATCTTTCTCTGAAAAAAGGGGCAATCGCACCCTGGGAAAAACGGGGCTCCATCTTCTTTTATCAGATGATTGAAGCTCTGGCACAGCACTATGGTTTTAATTCGGATACACCGTTCCGCAAGCTTTCCGAAAAAGTGCAGGGAGTCATTCTCCACGGATCCGGACACGAAGAGATCGATTTCTCCTATGAACGTGACGGCCGGAAACACTATTTTCGCAAGAGTTTCGAGGGAGTCTTACCGAACCTGGAACGACGATATCGTGAATCCGAAAGAGACGAGCTGGACGAGGAATTCACTCGATTCATGAGCTCCATTCCCTGTCCGACCTGCGAAGGGGCCAGGCTCAAGAAAGAGGCCCGGTTCGTACTCATAGAAGATATGCCGATCCACAAGTTGACTGCTCTCTCCGTGAGGGAGACTGTTCGTTTTGTCGAAAATCTCAAGCTGGATGCCCGCCGAACTGAAATCGGAAGACGTATCATTAAGGAAATAAGGGACCGCCTCGGTTTTCTGGAGAAAGTGGGCCTGGGATATCTTACTCTGGACAGGTCCTCGGCCACTTTGTCCGGGGGGGAATCGCAGCGTATACGATTGGCCACGCAGGTAGGATCGTCTCTGGTAGGTGTGCTCTATATCCTCGACGAACCGAGCATAGGATTGCACCAGCGTGACAACCGTCGGTTGCTCTCCACGTTAATGGACTTACGGGATCAGGGCAATTCCGTTCTTGTCGTTGAGCACGACCCCGAGACAATCCTGAATGCCGATCATGTAATCGATATGGGGCCCGGTGCGGGTCGCATGGGAGGTGAAATTGTCTTCTCCGGGAAACCGGCTGATATTCTCAAGAGCGAAGATTCGCTCACGGGAAAGTACCTTTCTGGCCGCGAGTTTATCCCGGTACCAAAGAAGAGACGTTCCAAAGGGAAAAAGAAGATTACGATTCGAGGTGCACGTGCAAATAATCTCAAGAATATTGAAGTGGCGATTCCTTTAGGTGTGTTTAATTGCATAACCGGGGTCTCGGGATCTGGAAAAAGCACGCTGGTCATGGATATTCTCTACCGAGCACTGGCACAACGACTCTATAAGAGCAAAGATAAAGCCGGAGAGATCGATTCCATTGAAGGAATGTCCCTGGTGGACAAAGTAATAGATATAGACCAGAGCCCCATCGGTCGCACTCCTCGATCGAATCCGGCCACGTATACCGGCGTGTTTACCTTCATCAGAGAGTTATTCGCAAATCTACCGGAATCCAAGGTCCGTGGTTACAAGCCGGGCCGCTACAGTTTCAACGTGAAAGGTGGAAGGTGTGAAGCGTGCAGAGGTGATGGCATCATCAAGATAGAAATGCATTTTCTTCCGGACGTGTACGTAAAATGTGAGGTCTGTAAAGGGAAACGATACAACCGAGAGACGCTCGACATTCGCTACAAGGGCAAAAATATATCCGAAGTATTGGATATGACGGTGAATCAGGCTGCAGAATTCATGGCCAATATTCCTTCCGTGTTCAACAAATTACAAACAATTCAGGCAGTAGGACTCGGATATATCAAGCTCGGTCAGGCCGCGACGACTCTCTCCGGAGGAGAGGCACAGCGCATAAAGCTTTCCCGTGAACTTTCGAAACGAAGTACAGGCAGAACGCTGTATATACTCGACGAACCCACTACAGGTTTGCACTTCGCAGACGTGCGGAAGCTTCTGGATGTTCTCATGAGCCTTGTGGATGCCGGCAACACCGTCGTTGTTATCGAGCACAATATGGATGTCATCAAAGTTGCGGATCACATCATCGATCTGGGACCTGAAGGCGGAGACGAAGGAGGCACCATCATAGCTCAGGGGACTCCCGAGCAAGTCTCTGCGACGCCCGGATCGTATACCGGGCTTTACTTAAAAGAGGTCCTGGAAAACGACAAAGGATATCAACCTTTTTCCATTGATACGGAACAGGTGGCAACTGTTGTGCTTAGCCATCAGAACAATACGACTCCCACTCGGGAACGTCGCAAGGCCGCCAAACCCGGCGTCCGAAAATCAGCCTCGCGACTGAACTGA
- a CDS encoding DUF362 domain-containing protein: MEKSIVAVQRATPETILEDVRTAMENARFRDYLDPAAPVILKDNISWHFPFLGANTTPWQLEGVILTLKDAGYNDIVCVQNETVVTDAFKGEQLNKYVPIFKKYNIPVLYNFRKEDMRWIRYIPKAKMRVLDDIYPEGITIPEYFIGKNIVHLPTVKCHIYTGTTGSMKNAFGGLLTTRRHYTHSVIHETLNDLLAIQKEIHAGIFTVMDGTICGNGPGPRTMIPVEKDLMLAAGDCTAIDAVAAKLMGFNPLDLNFIRIAHESGLGQGDLRDIEIVGTDISQESWGFTVGNNAASLVGRFIWFGPLRSVQKLFFRTPLVYAFVFGSFFYHDFVYWPLKAKPQMEAFKKTSKWGKLFDLYPA; this comes from the coding sequence ATGGAAAAATCGATTGTTGCGGTGCAAAGAGCAACGCCTGAGACAATACTTGAAGATGTCAGAACAGCCATGGAAAACGCGAGGTTCAGAGATTATCTGGATCCGGCAGCCCCGGTAATCCTCAAAGACAATATTTCCTGGCACTTTCCCTTTCTCGGGGCAAATACTACACCATGGCAACTGGAAGGAGTGATCCTCACTCTGAAAGATGCCGGATACAACGATATTGTCTGCGTTCAGAACGAGACGGTGGTGACAGATGCATTCAAAGGGGAACAGCTCAATAAGTACGTTCCGATCTTCAAGAAGTACAACATACCGGTACTCTATAATTTCCGTAAGGAAGATATGCGCTGGATTCGGTACATTCCCAAAGCAAAAATGCGGGTGCTCGACGATATTTACCCGGAAGGGATAACAATTCCGGAATATTTCATAGGCAAGAATATCGTGCATCTTCCCACGGTAAAATGCCACATTTACACGGGCACCACCGGGTCCATGAAGAATGCGTTCGGAGGATTGCTCACCACCCGGAGACATTATACCCACTCAGTCATTCACGAAACGCTGAACGATCTGCTGGCAATTCAGAAAGAGATTCACGCCGGGATCTTCACTGTCATGGATGGAACGATTTGCGGAAACGGCCCGGGCCCCCGGACTATGATTCCGGTGGAAAAGGATCTGATGCTCGCAGCAGGCGACTGTACAGCTATCGACGCTGTGGCAGCGAAGCTGATGGGGTTCAATCCGTTAGATCTGAATTTCATCCGGATTGCCCACGAATCGGGCCTGGGACAGGGAGACCTCAGGGATATCGAGATCGTCGGAACGGACATTTCACAAGAAAGTTGGGGTTTTACAGTTGGGAATAATGCCGCTTCGCTGGTAGGCAGATTCATCTGGTTCGGACCGCTCAGATCCGTGCAGAAGCTGTTCTTCAGGACCCCGCTCGTATACGCTTTCGTGTTCGGATCTTTTTTCTATCACGATTTCGTTTACTGGCCTCTAAAAGCAAAACCCCAAATGGAGGCCTTCAAGAAGACCAGCAAATGGGGAAAGCTCTTTGACCTGTATCCGGCCTAG